Below is a window of Salmo trutta chromosome 35, fSalTru1.1, whole genome shotgun sequence DNA.
tgtggaaaaagtcaaggcacaAAAAACCCTACTCTTATCCACAGATTCAAATTAGTTTCAGGCATCATAAATTGGTCATGGCCAGATTTGACTCttagtagcaggttaggagaatttatgcAGAAAGTTAGAAGAatttacatagcaggttaggagaattaggttaaggtttgATGTTAATTTGGCAAAAGCGGGATCCCTTTTATCCATGACCTCATGTGAAATGGACAATTTCAGCGCCAACAGCAGCTACTTCAATATACTTATTTTTGAAAGCAACATACTGCCCTCTAGTGTTCGACAAATAACGCTCTAAACGTCTGAGAGCAGACTTGCTTATGACACAATTTCGCCCTCTTGTGGTTAtatcaatactatgcatgccactCTCTTGGCTGAGACTAACTGCCCACTTTtggtttttataagaaacatgaatgtgttggACATACCAAATTCTTTGCATAGATAACTCAttacacagcactgacacacacccttaccacaccagacatgccaccaggggtcttttcacagtccccaggtccagaacaaattcaaggaaacagtATTACACAGTtatgattgcatggaactcccttccatctcatattgtgcaagtgaacagcaaacctggtatcaaaaaacaaataaagcaacaccttatGGCAAAACGCCTCACCCCATCGCATGTGACCTACTTGATGTGTGTAAAGTATGTAGACATACCTACACTATGTGCAACTGatagatggacacacacacacactacatgttaatgtttttaaatggatataaattgtaaagtatttcatctgtaatgtctttttcgttgtGTCCGACCCCAGTAAAACTAGCTGTCGCAATTGGCGttgactaatggggatcctaatcaaatcaaaatagcTTCAACCAGGCGTttggcctacacacacagacactgatacaAAGTCATCATAGGTCTCACAATTTGACAGGTGTTTAGCCTAAATAATAAATGTCatgaaaatgtacacatttttaCTGATAAAGAAAAATGCCTAATCATCAAATAGGCTACAGTCAGATAGCTTCAGCTATTCATTATGAAAAAGTACTCTGGGTCTATGTTTTGCCTCAACCAAGTTTACGAACTAGGCTAACTTTTAATAGGCTACTTTAACTTTTAGCCTACAGTGAAAAAATGTGGTTCTCGGTCGCCAATGAAGATGCCGACTGAGTGAGTCTACAACCCACGGGAGCATCCCACGCAGACCCCAGACAGATGCGACCCGGTCACCCGTATCCCGGGGCTTCTCTGAGCTTGATATGTTTGAGTTATGAGTCAGGTCCGCCCTGCGCTCCACAACACAAAAAAACTTTTATGGAGACTAGACACTATGACACTGCCACCGCTGCTGCCCTAGGGTCGTAAGAGCTGATATTGATCCAGACTAACAGCGACATTTTGAGGGATAGGGAGGGAGACATCGTGGAGTAGGTGCTTGGGGGGACCTCAGTGTTTTTCGTTTCGAGTTCCTTTGAGGTTAAAAGATGACGTAGTCCTGATACAGCTCCTATTATTAAGAACGGTCCCCCTGAAAATTACCCTATTATAGCTTACATGCGGTCTCTGCAACATAGGGGCAAATGTCCAAGGAAAATAGCTTAGACTGTCTACGTCAAGTGAACGAAACTGTGAGGTTATGTCGTCTTCTTGCCTTGCCTTCTTTTTCTGTGGCCTGAAAAGGCTATTGTTTTATCCCTCTAAATAATTGATGTCACTATCTAGACCCGACTTGCGACAAATGGTCTGATCTCAAAACGAGTCATAGGCTATGTTGCCGTTTTATGTCCTGGTGTGAAGTGAAGGCCTATCAATAAATCGTTCACCTTTTTTGAGAAGACAGTCCTCCATGTTCAGCCTCAAGGACAATCCTTCATGTTTGGCCTGACATCATTAGTGACAGTTGGAACTGGCTTTGAACAGGCGAGTCTACACCCATCCATCAATGTTACACTTTATATTTTTTTCTGCAATGAGATTGATGGCCCATCCAAACTATTATGTTGAATTTATAGGGCACTAAAGAGGATACCTCATCACACATCATGTAGATTTTCCAGTGAATTGAGATTTAGGAAATGTCATTTTTTGAAAAGGTCTACATCAATCAATGATCCAACATGACTTTATTTAGACCACACGGTAAACCAGGCACGTGCAAAGATAGGGATCTACTTGTGCTCGAGCACCTGCCTCTTTGCCCTCCCCACTAGATAGGCTTTACTTGATAATGATCATCCAATATTGATTATTggcattatttaaaaaatgttgtgcAGTTCTGTCTCCTCAACTCACTGGAGTCCGTGACATGAAGGTCTACTGAGGATATGTTTGACACAACATTCAACTCCTCCTCCTTAATTTCCTCTTGTTTTTTAAGCACTACTTAAAATATCTTCTCTCGCTTCACAACAGACTCCGATGGCATAGAAACTGGCAAGGATGACCCAGGCAGCACCAGTTTAACATCAGATTCCTCCTGTAAATCAATAGATCAAAAACATGTACTGATACAGCCATGACGTTAAATTTATTATTTATGTTTTGGCGTAAATTAATCATCAGTTTTTAGAGAACTTAAGATAGAGAACTTGCTTTACTGCCTTCTTGTCATGGTCTCGGACACACTCGTTCGGGTTGTTCTTCCGTTGGCCCATCATCACAGGGTCCAGCAGCACTGACTTCAGGCCTCATCTCTTCCCTCCCACACCACATTGACCCACGCATGACATGTGGGTCAAATTGAAAGATACCTGTCCTCCTGAACCCATCCTTTACAGTCCTCTCAGTCTCAAAAGCGTCATACGTCTGCTTCAACACTGTGACAACCATGTGCCTATGGACAAAAACCATATAAGGAGAGAGGATGTCAAATGCATTACTGGAAAACTTCCTTGAAGGGCCTAAAGGACTCCATGGTTAGTGGCTGCTGGAAAGGGGGAAAGTCAGGTGGCAGGTAGATACAGAACAATATGACTGTCTCTGTAAGCTTCAATGATAATATCAGAATCAAGCAGATCTGTCTTTCCTTTGAAAATCAGCACAGGCGGAAGGTCCTTCACAGCAAAGCAAAAAAATAATCTTATACCACCCTTTGAAATCTTTTTGTCCATATTCCCACTTTCTGATACGTAGTGGAAAAATTCATCAGGGTAAGCTGTGTCTAATAACTTTGGGCCGAATGTTTGAAGATGGTGCTGGGTGGTATTGTATCTTTTGCTCAGATGTAGCAGGCCATCAGTGAAAATTTGCCCTGGTCTGCTTGATGTCTGCCCATCTGGAGACAACATACTTCACAGCTATATATCTGTCTAGGTTTTAGCTTTAATATTGTAGGAGTCTAGGGTCACATCCTGGAGTTTAAAGTACCCACAATAGCTAGGTCAACTTCTGTACAGAGATTTGACTTTGAAGGTCTGTGATTGTGGTGCTGGCTTTGCTGAATTGGCTAgagagctagctaacgttcattCTAAAGACTGCATTCATAGGTTTAGGTCTAGCCTTTCTTTTTTCTAAATCCTATTTATAAAAAAATCATTTATTTGGATTGGTGGATAAGTTACATCtcattattttaatacattttggaatattCGATGATAGTTGTTGACATCAACCGCCTGAATTCAATAGATAGATGTTGTTACTAGCTTCATGTCATGaaatatgcatagccatctcgagacaactccgatataaaatgtattttcacaaAATTgccggtatgtcacgtgtcctacttatatcagtaaaCTCGTAGTAACCTAAGCATTACACCACTTCTACTCGAAATAAACAAATAGTAAATAAGCCATTACATATTTTTTTGGGACCACATTTCGACACTCTCttattgacctccatacaaaaactccttgtTTGGTGAGCGAAAGAAACGAAACAACCCCACCTGCTGGAGAATACATATTGTTGGTTGAGTTGGGCTTCTCGCTTCGCCTCTTTCTCTTCCAACGTTATTTATAATAAAGGTTATATGGAGAAATTCGGACGTCTATGAAGTGAAAATagatggccctcccttcagtaAAATACATGTGACCTAAACCCTCCCTGAATGcctgaagaaaaaaataacaagtGACCCCCCTATACCCAAAATTATAATTAAAACTAAGTGGATATCAGAGAACATGTCTACCATTTAACCTCACTGCTTGGACGGACCAGAGCcgtagatatgcagttttagaaactgttcttcgtCCAGTAAGCACTAGATAGCAAAGCAGGAATCTTGATATCGCACAGGgctgcgggccagaaggttgtgggttcgcagaCCACTGTGGACAAGAGTAAGGgtggaaatatatttttataGTAAAAGCATTACATGACTCTACAATCGTATTTGCAGGTCCAAGACAAAAATAGCATTTCATAAAAATGTCATGCAATTCTACGTAATTTTACATATTAGcggaatatttttttaattccaGACAAATTACCAAAATGACAGGCTAAGAATGGCTCGAGAGAGAGCGCTATGTGTTCGTCTCATCCTATTTCTCCAATTCCAAATccgtgtgtcttgtttgcaaacGAAACTGTCCATGTTTGCAAATAATTCAATCTGAGACATCATTAGGGATCTGAGCATGGTTTTTGAAAAGTTAGGACTACCTTTCCATCCCAGACAGAGTACGCCTACCGACACATAACAATTTAAGCTTCAACTGCTGCCTACTCTTCTTCCGTGGTTTAACCCAGCGAGAGGTCACAcgtgtttccctaaaagctgtctgcGTTGTTTgtattgtacagaaagtgaatatcttaatcaattgatagtaacataattagattacttcccaagcaaagtcagcctctgaatgtcaaagaaatGAAATGATATTCCCATATGCATCAGAGTCTTTTCCtggtattttacagcttgtttctagcataaagcagcgtggaccaaagcgctgttatagatcactttataCTATCGGATCTGTTTTATTTTCTTCAGAATCTTAAGCTAACAATGGGTAGGCATGTGCTTTTTGTCATTTTCTTTACTAAATGGTAGGCCTATGGCATACCATCTCATACCCCCTCAACTCAGGTattggttttaacttaacagcccTTCATTGACATGGAGGTAGGCTGTTTAACGAGGGCATGGTGGGTAGAGGAATTGACCgacaaatctatggatatagcagcctACAGTCTAATttcgtctgtcaaacaggtagagctacctcttatttcttaaataggaagaaataggctccaacaaaAAGCCACCAATAACGTTGATTAATACATCATGGacaagaaacatattgtttttaacTAAATCCattatagtagtagcaagctatcaaagttgacctccggtcctcctcCTCATTTTCGCGCTCCCATTCTCAAACTACACAGAACATAGGCTATAGGTTAGTCCGCACACAATATATTTAATTTATTGCACTAGGCCTAATCAAAAATAATTGTGGGAAAAAAACTTTGATTCTCCTCCTGAACTGcactacacagcacagccattggtttaGCAGCACACAAAATGTTTTTGATCAGCAAGAGCAGGTGGGagctcagggttggaatatccattgcagtgtgtaatgcagcctaCTTTTATTCACACAATCCCAGCAGCTAttttagaaatataactttgctctgtgcttctcagAGCATGCACTAGTCTTTTGATTGAGACCACAATAAATAGCTTATAGGCACAACTGATATTGCTTGCCCagcggagaatcagagatgagggccTGCATCGGGCACACgaatatatagcctaataagcaactcATTCTAAAACACAGAGAAATATTGAAATGTCATCAACTACAAATTGCATTACCCTCCGCTGGACTACTTAAAAACAATTATAAAAATACTAAATCCTCCCCTTGACTGatattgaaaaagcatgaccctcctcCGTTTTCCATTCTGTAAATATCGATCCGCCCCTTACATTGCAATGAGCCATTCCTGTTCCCGAATCGAATATGGACGATTTTATCATTACGTAACTGCTGCATGATGACAATATCAACTAGCGTCTCAGCTAAATGATACAAGTTCTTCATTTGAAGATGCTAATTACGAATCGCATTACTACCCAGCTAATATCAAAACGTGTTATGGACATCTGGCATACGACTGCTTCGCGGTGAAATAGTTGAAGGAAAACTTCACATGCCAAACTTCAAGAAAAAGGAAAGAACAGCGACCCACATGACAATCATTGTCCAATGGGAACTCACATCTCTCTTTGAGGTTTCCACTAAttaccacagtcacaaagtcaaaattggctatttCGTAACATTAATGTAAACGAAAatagactttgtggctgtggtaactagtgacgacctgTAATCGTTAGTACAAACAGTTGCAAAACGTTActaaaatgagagtttctattggacaaattcaggtaggtccctccctgtttcgttccatttgcttcagtttaagaaacgttttacAACAAAATTGTGGTGATGCTCTCAGTTTAGAAGGCGCCGCAGCAGACACACAAGGCAAAGGGAGGTTGATTGAAAGAAGAGAAAAAATGTATAGAAAAAAGTAGTTTATACCCAGCTGTAACACTGTAAGATAAACGGGAAAATAACTATGTTTCTTTAGTCGTAGAGTTTGAACAACCGGTTTACATCAACTCCACGCTACTGTAGTAGGTAACGTTAGCCAAGAATATACGTTTTTTGTTGAGTTGTTCATGGGACATAGCTACTGCGACACGGTCTTCTTGCTAGGTGTTGTCTACAATGAATCTCAACGTCAGCATGGCCAGTCTATGAAACCAGTCCCTCAAATAGTTTTCCTTCATTCGTTAGGTTTGTTTTGGGTTGATCAAGCTGAAtcttgctaacttgctagctagcttcagCTTGTTTTCCTTTGTCAACAAATCTGGCGAACTAGCGGCTAACTTATGCTAAGTAGCTATCCAGTTGGCCAGTCAAGTTGTTATGCTTTTTATTTGGTGTTACAGTGACTCGACATAGCTAAACTAGCTCGCTCTTTAGTTTACGTATTGAACTGAGCAAGACAGACCACTTTCCTATCCAAATTATTATTTGATATAATGTTGATACTTGCATAATTCTGACAGTGAATTGCTGCATTTTGGTACATTTCCACCCAATTTACTTGTGTAGAAATAAAAGCTAATGATTCCATTTAAATACTTCTTGTATTGACTGTACTGTATTGTCtgcatcaaaactataaaatgagGTCCTGTGTATTTTCTCGTTTTCCCTCACAGAGCTGCTGACTCTCCCGGTCCCACCACCACTCCCAGCTCCACCTTACAACACTCTAAATACTCCACTCCCTGCCCTCTTAAAGATGGAGCAGCAACATATCCGCTGTGTGACCTGCCTGAGTCAGAGGTGCATGACCAGGCCAGAACCCGGTATCTCCTGTCACCTGCCCCCTAGTCTGTGGGGCCATTTTCCACTCCTACAAAGGGCCCGAGCACCTCCTCCTCTGTCCCCTGGAGAGAGTGCCCTGCCTGAACCGGGGTTTTGGCTTCCCTGACACACTAGTGCAGACCCGGATGCCTGCGCACCATGGAGTGGAACAGGTGAGCTATCAGCTGCCTGGATTACACATCATACGAGAGCTTGAGCTGGGGGGTGGAGGAGACAGAGCAGCTGGACATGGCGCTGGCCCTGCAGGACAAGTAAAGTACACGCTGGTCAAGTCCCTCAAGGTGGTCCCAATGGCGCCCACGGTCGAGAGAGAGCCACCTGTTTTCGCCGTAGAGAGCGCGAGTGAGAAGGACACTGCGTTGACAACGCATTCACCACCCTTGATGAAACAGTCACCACCACCATTGACGACACAGTCACCACCACCATTGACGACACAGTCACCACCACCATTGACGACACAGTCACCACCACCATTGACGACACAGTCACCACCACCATTGACGACAGTCACCACCACTATTGACGACACAGTCACCACCACTATTGACGACACAGTCACCACCACTATTGACGACACAGTCACCACCACTATTGACGACACAGTCACCACCACTATTGACGACACAGTCACCACCACTATTGACGACACAGTCACCACCACTATTGACGACACAGTCACCACCACTATTGACGACACAGTCACCACCACTATTGACGACACAGTCACCACCAACATTGACGTCACAGTCACCACCAACATTGACGTCACAGTCACCGCCACTGAGCTCAGCGAAGGATAAAATTGCTAACGGAATAAATGGTTTGAACGAGGAGTGGTATAGCAAGCTGTACATGGTGGAGACGGCGCGGAGCCTTGCCGCAGCGTTGGACGTCCTCAGCACAGAGCAATGCATCAAGATCAACAGCATTGACTGGAACGATGAGCTGCTGCTTCATAACAGGCTGGAGATTTGGATGTGAAGGAGTGCTACGGTCAGCTTATCAGCTGCACCAACTCCACCGGGCTACGGTCCAGCTGAGGAGGAGCCTGGTCACAGCACAGGGCGACCTCAAACACGGTTCAATATACAGACCCAATCAACGGAGCCCCCTCTCACCTGCAAGCAGAGCTTACGTCAGCTCCCACCAATCGGAAGCTGCAGACTCGATGAATGTTGAGATGAAAAATGCTGAGGCAGGGTCATCAGTTGAGCTTAGAGTGGTCAGCGGAACTGACAGTGAGGTTGCTATGGAGGTCTTTACGATGGCGACATGTGGATGGAGCTTTCAGGTGTGACCTCGAGGAGTGTTGAGGGGCTGAATGAACAAAGCTTATGTAATGGTTGTTTGAGTGAGAAAGGCTCTCAGAAGAGACCAGGGGAGCAGGCCTTAGGTTCAGACTCAGTAGATCAGCATCAGCCTGGAACCAGTTGGTCTTCCAGTGAAGCAGTTTGCCCAATCAAGGTGCAAGATGACTTGAATCCTCCACCTGTACCTCAAGGGCCCTCTGGTTCTGTCACAGCTACAGCATCCCCAATCTCACCCAGCAACGCAACCCGCACCACCCATGCAGATCCACCAGGGTATGGCACACAGGGCCAGTCACGTGGTCCTAGAGGACAGGGGACTGGAGAGGAAGTTCCAGAACCACCTGTTGCTCAGAGGCTCGGGCCAGTTTGCTCTGTCCAACGGTTGGCGAGTCCGGGTTAGGTTTAGACCCAAAATGGAGGACAAGACAGTGGATACATCAGACCTGGAGCAGGAGGACGACTCCATGGGCCTGGGGAAGATCAACCTGATCACTGCAGCTGCCCTCCTCTGCCTGGAGGAGTCCCGCAAGTGCCTCAGGATCTCCGACACTGCCTATGTGGACGGCTTCCACGTCAACTTTGGCACACAGACCTTCACCTCCCCTGCCCCCATCTTGGTGACCAGCACGAGGGTTGGCGTCGTCAGCTGCCTGTGACCATGCGCCACAACTCTCATATCCCAGCCCCTTCCGCACCCTCAGCCTGGACCTGGTTCTAGAGGATGTTCCACAGATCCGGAACATCCCATGTAATCGGCTCCAGCAAATGTTTTCCTTCGTTTGTGGCCAGCTGTTCTGCAGGGACGATTACTCCTCCCACTTCAAGAACGTCCACAAGGACATGCACACAGGCCTCAGCAACTAGATGGAATACCACTGTCCCCTGGCCTACTACGGCTGCACCTACTCCCAGCGCAGGTTCTCCCCTCATAccaggggtcaaaggtcatcCATAATCAGAACTTTAGGTCATTCAGGGTGAAGCCCAGCCccattgagggggggggggaccgTTGGGGAGTCTAGTGGGCTTCCCTTTGAGGTGGGCTTCCCTTTGAGGTGGGCTTCCCTTTGAGGTGGGCTTCCCTTTGAGGTGGGCTTCCCTTTGAGGTGCTGCAGCATGTGGCCTGCTTCCTGGATGGCTTCAGCCTGTCCCAGCTGTCCATGTTGTCGTGAACCATGAGGTACGCGTGTGCTAGTCTGCTGCAGTCCCGGGGAATTGTAGAACTACGGTGGGAGAGAAGTCATTATCCAACGTTACTTTCTTATGGCAGAGGGTAAGAAACTCACATTTGTTGGCTGAAACTGTGCCACCAGGTGATGTCAACTCGTTACTCTTACAGTATGTGTAAAAGTTCGCCTTTTGGAAAACCAGTAATCTAGTTTATTTAattgataatgcccgagaagccggtgtctAGAGGATATGTTGGCTCAGGTGTTGTTAGGCAAACCGTGCTAATATATCCTGCAAACACCGGCTTTGAGGGCATCATCACTTTAATAAAATGGGTCACCAACATATTCAAGTAATgatttacatacagtgcatttggaaagtattcagaccccttgactttttccacattttgttacgctacagccttattctaaaatgtattaaatcgttttttcccccctcaatctacacacaataccccataatgaccaagcaaaaacagtttttggaaatgtttgctaatttatgtAAAAaacttgctttgtcattatggggtattgtgtgtagattgctgaggattttttctttaatcatttttagaataagcctgtaacataacaaaatgtgaaaagccaaggggtcagaatactttccgaaggcactgtattttcattagaaactttattttgattaatttattcatagtATTTCATCCTTCCTCAAGtcatagtcccgacacaaatctaaggTTTCTAaacaagccggctggtcgttcattctatccgttcggttgccagagaagcgagccagtcattcagtctttttgttctgtatctatggacgcgacccagttgttAATTCTAAATGTTCTATTACCATACTGGCTGTCAACGTTCTTATCccatgctagctagccaactacggctaatttacagtcatGTCGAAAAGtgtagccagaataacaacaatgtagctgcatttgttttagctgtttcctagtgacatttatttggatacatcccaGAACAATtagctaatgaggcgcgatttcacctggcatagaaaatgtgctcttgcgttgttcagaggagctagtcaACAACACAGCTTACACTAACTtgaaactgaagctggaaagactgcaaactagctgcacttggTCTCGTTTTACCTGTTTCTTATTGATatgtctttgtatatatccataaaaaatgatgctgattcatgattttgattggctgagaaaagctgcctgcctgtctgtctcatcccagacttccgacacgttcattactatacgacagctggagatcgaatttgaacattgaaacaatgttgtaaatgtaggagagacagacagcaaggtttctacaaatctctgctgttgaaaactaaatgttagtttaaaagaaatgtgagataatgtctagatgcttttcatagtggagatcaagtttataaactgcctggctgggctgatgagacagtggattgcgcagtcaggtggtaacttgtggaatagaccccggctggaatgcggttttaaccaatcagcattcaggattagacccacccgttgtataaaactTTATTTACAACCCTCATCTGAGGATTTACATTTCCTGTCTAGGATTTTAAAGTGCCACTGCCACCATATAGGCCTTTCTTATTGTATGTACAATAGCACTGATGTTGATTCCCTTACCCTATACCCCTTTAAATGTTAACTAGACTGGATTGAACTTTCCTGCCTTACTAATGCTTTCTTACCTGTTCTGTTCGGGCAGGTGTGGAGATTCAGCACTGCCTTTAGCCCCGTTAATGAGTGGCGGTTCGCCGAAGTCTCCAGTATGTCTGACCATCTGAGGAAGTGCCACTACAACACAGTTGAGCACAAGATGGAGGCCGTTCCACTGCCGTCCATGTGCACAGCCGGAGACatatccctcctctctgtcttgaAACTCCAGGAGCAACACATGACCTTACCAGTACCTAACCTCTGTTAGCTACACTGTCTAATTTAATTCAGGTTTTGAtgttacatttcttttttttattggaaAAGACTGTCCCGTGTTATATTGAGATTGAAGGGTAAGAGCCTTTAATTTATGACCTTGACACACAGTTCCAGTaaaattgtacctttatttaactaggcaagtcagttaagaacaaattcttattttcaagggtggcctaggaacagtgggttaactgccttgttcaggggcagaacgacagatttttaccatgtcagctcagggattcgagcttgcaacctttcggttactagtttaacgctctaaccactaggctacctgccgtgtcAATCGAAGGTACTGTTAAACAATTTACCTCGCATGGTTTGGTGTTTAAATCGTGCCTCTATTTTGGTAACGTGATTGTCTTGGAGAGAGAAACATGCAATAGTTGCACTTTTATTTAGTACTTTTCTGTGAGATACTGACCATACAGAGAAAGAAATACATATTTTCGGTTTGTCTTGTTTTTTTACTCATAGCCATGGGATGAGCAAGTTGTTTGCCATATCACAAATTTTTTTTCACAAGAGTTATGCTAGCACTTTAATGAATTTTGCACTCTTAAACCCATTTTCAATTTACTGAAATCGTCCTCCATGAAATGAATCTGAAGGATAAGTCTGCTCTCTGTGTGGGTTGGACCAGAAAGGGACCACAACACACAAACTAAAACAAAGGGAGAGAAGTCATACAAGGTCCCAATGGACATTTCCCAACAATGCATGTGATTCTGTTGCCATTTAATAAAAATAGTATTTAATACCACCTTTCATGATTTTCCTTGTGTTCTTTGTATTCTGTTATTTTTATGGTTGTTTTTCTATCATCACCATGAAGCTTCAGTGAATCAGACAAGCTGTTTGAGGTGATTTATTTTATAATTAAAAGTACATATGAAGATGCTCAATCAGGAGACAAATGTTAGTTCAGTCATTAACATGGCCAATGAGATCACATAAGACATTGTGGCAAGATGActgttgccagcag
It encodes the following:
- the LOC115174450 gene encoding mucin-2-like codes for the protein MPAHHGVEQVSYQLPGLHIIRELELGGGGDRAAGHGAGPAGQVKYTLVKSLKVVPMAPTVEREPPVFAVESASEKDTALTTHSPPLMKQSPPPLTTQSPPPLTTQSPPPLTTQSPPPLTTQSPPPLTTVTTTIDDTVTTTIDDTVTTTIDDTVTTTIDDTVTTTIDDTVTTTIDDTVTTTIDDTVTTTIDDTVTTTIDDTVTTNIDVTVTTNIDVTVTATELSEG